Proteins encoded by one window of Clostridium perfringens:
- a CDS encoding metal-sensitive transcriptional regulator, with protein MNDNEALRKDILVRLRKIEGQVKGIQGMVEKDVCCRDVLTQISAIRAAINKVGVLLIENYARNCMGIGEEDKEELAGLEQLIKTLNSFVK; from the coding sequence TTGAATGATAATGAAGCTTTAAGAAAAGATATACTTGTAAGATTAAGAAAAATAGAGGGGCAAGTAAAAGGAATTCAAGGAATGGTAGAGAAGGATGTTTGTTGTAGGGATGTATTAACTCAAATATCTGCCATAAGAGCTGCTATAAACAAAGTTGGGGTACTTCTTATAGAAAACTATGCTAGAAATTGTATGGGTATAGGAGAAGAGGATAAAGAGGAATTAGCAGGATTAGAACAATTAATAAAAACATTAAATAGTTTTGTAAAATAA
- a CDS encoding threonine/serine exporter family protein, whose amino-acid sequence MVLIKEVLATFIATIAFGVLFNIHGKNLFFAGIGGALGWLVYKIGLYFGLSVILSMFFSAIAFSAYSEIYARILKTPVTTIVVCALIPLVPGGGMYNTMYEAIKGDAMSTWNQAIMTISSSGALALGVLFVSTITRLINNRKKQYTHGSLNPKNILLFKKLKNKSNIDFHTKK is encoded by the coding sequence GTGGTTTTAATTAAAGAAGTTCTAGCTACCTTCATAGCTACTATAGCTTTTGGAGTATTATTTAATATTCACGGAAAGAATTTATTCTTTGCCGGAATAGGTGGAGCCTTAGGGTGGCTAGTTTATAAAATAGGATTATATTTTGGACTAAGTGTCATATTATCAATGTTCTTTTCAGCAATTGCCTTTAGTGCTTATTCTGAAATATATGCAAGAATTTTAAAAACTCCAGTAACCACAATAGTTGTTTGTGCCTTAATCCCCTTAGTTCCTGGAGGGGGCATGTATAATACTATGTACGAAGCTATAAAGGGAGATGCTATGTCAACTTGGAATCAAGCCATAATGACAATTTCATCTTCAGGCGCATTAGCCTTAGGAGTTTTATTTGTATCTACAATCACTCGTTTAATAAACAATAGAAAAAAACAATATACTCATGGATCATTAAATCCTAAAAACATATTATTATTTAAAAAATTAAAAAACAAAAGCAATATAGATTTTCATACAAAAAAATAG
- a CDS encoding threonine/serine exporter family protein, translating into MDFDKVLHIATFAGRIILESGGETYRVEETICRICAAYGIRYAESFVTPTGIMVSVYDENNYTTTLVKRVTNRTVDLQKIHLVNELSRKLYTEKYSLDEVLEKLIDINENCPKYDFRTNLVFSAIAAAGFTTILGGNIEDCVVSFFVGMFVKLATFKAGELGINAFFINTLGGAIAALLSLIAYSLGVGSNLDTMIIGSIMLLVPGLSITNAIRDTIAGDLISGLIRAAEAFLVAISIAVGTGMVMSIWIYFGGGI; encoded by the coding sequence ATGGATTTTGACAAAGTATTACATATTGCAACTTTTGCAGGTAGAATAATACTAGAAAGCGGTGGAGAAACTTACAGAGTTGAGGAAACTATTTGTAGAATCTGTGCAGCTTACGGTATTAGATATGCTGAAAGTTTTGTTACCCCAACTGGAATTATGGTTTCTGTTTACGATGAGAATAATTATACAACTACTTTAGTAAAAAGAGTTACTAATAGAACTGTTGATTTGCAGAAAATCCACTTGGTTAATGAACTTTCAAGAAAACTTTATACGGAAAAATATTCTCTTGATGAGGTTTTAGAAAAATTAATAGATATAAATGAAAACTGTCCTAAATACGATTTCAGAACAAATCTAGTATTTTCAGCCATAGCAGCTGCTGGATTCACCACTATATTAGGAGGTAATATAGAAGACTGCGTAGTATCATTTTTTGTTGGAATGTTTGTAAAACTAGCTACCTTTAAGGCTGGGGAATTAGGAATAAACGCCTTTTTTATAAATACTTTAGGTGGAGCAATCGCTGCTCTCTTATCCTTAATAGCCTATAGCTTAGGAGTTGGAAGTAATTTAGACACAATGATAATAGGTAGTATAATGCTATTAGTTCCTGGTTTATCTATTACAAATGCTATTAGAGATACAATAGCTGGTGATTTAATATCAGGCCTTATAAGGGCAGCTGAGGCCTTCTTAGTAGCTATCTCTATAGCTGTTGGAACTGGTATGGTTATGAGTATTTGGATTTACTTTGGAGGTGGTATATAA
- the glyA gene encoding serine hydroxymethyltransferase has translation MNFDNLEREDEQIAHLVQKEKERQENSIELIASENFVSKAVMEAMGSYLTNKYAEGYPSKRYYGGCHVVDEVEDLARERVKKLFGAEHANVQPHSGSQANMAVYFSILEPGDTVLGMDLSHGGHLTHGSPVNFSGRLFNFVSYGVDKETETINYETVRELALKHKPKLIVAGASAYSRIIDFKTLREIADEVGAYLMVDIAHIAGLVATGLHPSPVPYADFVTSTTHKTLRGPRGGLILCKEKFAKALDKNIFPGIQGGPLMHIIAAKAVCFKEALEPSFKTYMEQVVKNAHVLAEALESYGFKLVSNGTDNHLILVDLTNKDITGKDAEILLDSIGITLNKNTVPNETRSPFVTSGVRIGTPAITTRGFKEEEMKEIASIINDAIKEKDGDLEPLKARVKALCAKYPLY, from the coding sequence ATGAATTTTGACAACTTAGAAAGAGAAGATGAGCAAATTGCACATCTTGTTCAAAAGGAAAAGGAAAGACAAGAAAATAGTATAGAGCTTATAGCTTCAGAAAACTTTGTTAGCAAAGCTGTTATGGAAGCTATGGGATCATATTTAACAAATAAATATGCTGAGGGTTACCCTTCAAAAAGATACTATGGTGGATGTCACGTAGTAGATGAGGTTGAAGATTTAGCAAGAGAAAGAGTAAAAAAATTATTTGGGGCTGAGCATGCTAATGTACAACCACATTCAGGATCACAAGCTAATATGGCTGTTTATTTTTCAATATTAGAGCCAGGTGATACTGTATTAGGAATGGATTTAAGCCATGGAGGACATTTAACTCATGGTTCACCAGTTAACTTTTCAGGTAGATTATTTAATTTCGTGTCATATGGTGTAGATAAAGAGACAGAAACAATAAATTATGAAACTGTAAGAGAATTAGCTCTTAAACATAAACCTAAATTAATAGTTGCAGGAGCTAGTGCATATTCAAGAATTATAGATTTTAAAACTTTAAGAGAGATAGCAGATGAGGTAGGAGCATACTTAATGGTTGATATAGCTCACATTGCAGGGCTTGTAGCTACAGGCTTACATCCATCACCAGTTCCTTATGCTGATTTTGTTACATCAACAACTCATAAAACTTTAAGAGGACCAAGAGGTGGATTAATACTTTGTAAAGAAAAATTTGCAAAAGCATTAGATAAGAATATCTTCCCAGGAATACAAGGTGGTCCTTTAATGCATATAATAGCTGCAAAGGCTGTTTGTTTTAAAGAAGCATTAGAACCAAGTTTTAAAACATATATGGAGCAAGTTGTTAAAAATGCACATGTTTTAGCAGAAGCTTTAGAATCTTATGGATTTAAATTAGTTTCAAATGGAACTGATAACCATTTAATACTTGTTGATTTAACTAATAAAGATATAACTGGTAAAGATGCAGAAATTCTTTTAGATAGCATAGGAATAACTTTAAACAAAAATACTGTACCAAATGAAACAAGAAGTCCATTTGTTACTAGTGGTGTTAGAATAGGAACTCCTGCTATAACAACTAGAGGATTTAAAGAAGAAGAAATGAAAGAAATAGCTTCTATAATAAATGATGCTATTAAAGAAAAAGATGGAGATTTAGAGCCATTAAAAGCAAGAGTTAAAGCTTTATGTGCTAAGTATCCTTTATATTAA
- a CDS encoding dipeptidase, translated as MKIFMRFIDFHCDTASRMLQENKKLFKNDLKVDINKLREGEALAQFFALFINKECNSDTYSYCKEMLQNFKREINENSRDIVLCRNISDLERAEKEDKIGAFITIEEGDAIKGDIEKLREFKEEGVSLITLTWNYINDLGYPNYEFKYKDKGLTKKGIEVVEEMNSLGMLIDVSHLSDGGFYDVIKYSKSPIIASHSNSRTKTNHSRNLTDHMIKELANNGGVTGINFCNAFLKEEWEEDLNLASIRNMVRHIKHIRNIGGIDVISLGSDFDGIENEVEIKDSSKMSLLLNTLEREGFKEDEIEKIYYKNAKRIIRDVLR; from the coding sequence ATGAAGATTTTTATGAGATTTATAGATTTTCATTGTGATACAGCATCACGTATGCTTCAAGAAAATAAAAAGCTTTTTAAAAATGATTTAAAAGTTGATATAAATAAATTAAGAGAAGGGGAAGCTTTAGCTCAATTTTTCGCTTTGTTTATAAATAAAGAATGTAATTCTGATACTTATTCTTATTGCAAAGAAATGCTACAGAATTTTAAAAGAGAAATAAATGAGAATTCAAGAGATATAGTCTTATGCAGAAATATAAGTGATTTAGAAAGGGCAGAAAAAGAGGATAAAATAGGAGCCTTTATAACTATTGAAGAGGGAGATGCTATTAAGGGTGACATTGAAAAGTTAAGGGAGTTTAAAGAAGAGGGAGTTTCTTTAATAACCTTAACTTGGAACTATATAAATGACTTAGGATATCCAAATTATGAGTTTAAATATAAGGATAAGGGTCTTACTAAAAAAGGTATAGAAGTTGTGGAAGAAATGAATAGTCTAGGAATGTTAATAGATGTTTCTCATCTTTCTGATGGAGGATTCTATGATGTAATAAAATATTCAAAGAGTCCAATTATAGCATCTCATTCTAATAGTAGAACAAAGACTAATCATAGCAGAAATTTAACTGACCATATGATTAAAGAGCTAGCTAATAATGGTGGGGTAACAGGAATAAATTTTTGCAATGCTTTCTTAAAAGAAGAGTGGGAAGAGGATTTAAATTTAGCTTCCATAAGAAATATGGTTAGACATATAAAACACATAAGAAATATTGGGGGAATAGATGTTATTTCCTTAGGATCTGATTTTGATGGTATAGAAAATGAGGTTGAAATTAAAGATTCAAGTAAGATGAGCTTATTATTAAATACCTTGGAAAGGGAAGGTTTTAAAGAGGATGAAATAGAGAAAATATATTATAAGAATGCAAAGAGAATAATAAGAGATGTTTTAAGATAG
- the ymfI gene encoding elongation factor P 5-aminopentanone reductase: MEKKLLGKIVYITGASKGIGRGIAREFGKAGAFVLVGYNSDLEGANETLNMIKELGGSGEILGGNVANKDERNHIISSIKNKFGKLDVLVNNAGISKIGLFMDASDEEIDSIMNVNLIGAMKLTRDSMDLLREGSNSSIINISSIWGNVGASCEVLYSTTKGGMNLFTKALAKEIAPWGIRVNCIAPGVINTEMNSWLSKEEKEGLEEEIPMNRFGEVEEIGRVAKFLASEDSSYLTGQILTVDGGML; the protein is encoded by the coding sequence ATGGAGAAAAAATTATTAGGCAAGATAGTATATATAACAGGAGCTTCAAAGGGAATTGGAAGAGGAATAGCAAGGGAATTTGGAAAGGCTGGAGCTTTTGTTTTAGTTGGATATAATAGTGATTTAGAAGGGGCTAATGAAACCTTAAATATGATTAAAGAACTAGGTGGTTCAGGAGAAATTTTAGGTGGAAATGTAGCAAATAAGGATGAGAGAAATCATATAATAAGTTCTATTAAAAATAAATTTGGAAAACTTGATGTATTAGTAAATAATGCTGGAATTTCAAAAATAGGATTATTTATGGATGCTAGTGATGAAGAGATAGATTCTATTATGAATGTTAACTTAATAGGTGCTATGAAGCTTACAAGGGATTCTATGGACTTATTAAGAGAAGGAAGTAATTCATCAATTATAAATATATCATCCATATGGGGGAATGTTGGGGCTTCCTGCGAAGTTTTATATTCAACTACTAAGGGAGGAATGAATTTATTTACTAAGGCCTTAGCAAAAGAAATAGCTCCTTGGGGAATAAGAGTAAATTGTATAGCTCCAGGTGTAATAAATACAGAGATGAATTCATGGCTTAGTAAGGAAGAAAAAGAGGGGCTAGAGGAAGAAATTCCTATGAATAGATTTGGAGAGGTTGAAGAGATTGGAAGAGTGGCAAAATTTTTAGCTTCAGAGGATTCTTCATACTTAACAGGACAAATATTAACTGTAGATGGTGGAATGCTTTAA
- a CDS encoding HAMP domain-containing sensor histidine kinase — MKKSISKRLFIITFGIIIFLTLFTMIFQITFFQEFYYKRKSNDLSNAVLKFRALYSYDIKNTDSLYRALSLFELENNAKIGIYSIDSTPKYVPDPANKNSEAVDLLNDIFNELYSDQDFAKTLLNSNSGVTTEFKSRKYSTKYIVYMVPFSLNSKNDSIIIAITSFQAIEEASALIKDFYKYIILIVIVIGLILSYVFSNLISKPLVKLNKSAKKMSAMDFSEKCDIEREDEIGNLAKTLNFLSKNLSNALDDLKIKNKKLEEDIEKERELEKLRKDFIAGASHELKTPIGIISGYAEGIKDGIVDHKDQGVYLDIIIDEAEKMNKLVMDMLELSKLEAGKIDLHIIDFSLTELTEEVLVKNSVDINKNNLTVIKNYSPTNDLYVQGDDFKIEQVLTNFVTNAIKYSEPNNQIIIDIKPVEEDKIYFSIENTGAHIPDSDINKIWTQFYRGDTSRNRGSRSTGLGLSIVKNLLQAHESEFGVMNTENGVKFYFTLKKSKEIDEVEEI, encoded by the coding sequence GTGAAAAAAAGTATTTCAAAAAGATTATTTATAATAACTTTTGGTATAATAATATTCTTAACCTTGTTTACAATGATATTCCAAATTACATTTTTCCAAGAATTTTATTATAAAAGAAAAAGTAATGATTTAAGCAATGCAGTTTTAAAGTTTAGAGCTCTATATTCTTATGACATAAAAAATACAGACTCTTTATATAGGGCTTTAAGCCTTTTTGAACTTGAAAACAACGCTAAAATAGGAATTTATTCCATAGATAGTACACCAAAATATGTTCCTGATCCAGCTAATAAAAACTCAGAGGCTGTAGATTTATTAAACGATATTTTTAATGAGTTATATAGTGACCAGGATTTTGCAAAAACCTTATTAAATTCAAATTCTGGAGTAACTACAGAATTTAAAAGCAGAAAATACTCAACAAAATATATTGTTTATATGGTGCCATTTTCTCTTAATTCTAAGAACGATTCTATTATTATAGCCATAACATCATTCCAAGCAATTGAAGAAGCAAGCGCCTTAATAAAGGATTTTTATAAATACATAATTCTTATAGTCATAGTGATTGGATTAATTTTATCCTATGTATTTTCAAACTTAATTTCTAAACCTCTAGTGAAATTAAATAAATCTGCAAAGAAAATGAGTGCTATGGACTTCTCTGAAAAGTGTGATATAGAACGTGAAGATGAAATAGGAAATCTAGCTAAAACTTTAAACTTTTTGTCTAAAAATCTATCTAATGCCTTAGATGATTTAAAAATAAAAAATAAAAAGTTAGAAGAAGATATAGAAAAAGAAAGAGAACTAGAAAAACTTAGAAAAGATTTTATTGCTGGAGCATCCCATGAACTTAAAACTCCTATTGGTATAATATCTGGATATGCTGAAGGAATAAAAGACGGTATAGTGGATCATAAGGATCAAGGAGTTTACTTAGATATAATAATTGATGAAGCAGAAAAAATGAACAAATTAGTTATGGATATGCTTGAACTTTCAAAGCTTGAGGCTGGAAAAATTGATTTACATATAATAGATTTTTCCCTTACTGAACTTACTGAGGAAGTTTTAGTAAAGAATTCTGTTGACATAAATAAAAATAATTTAACTGTAATAAAAAACTACTCTCCTACTAACGATTTATATGTTCAAGGAGATGACTTTAAAATAGAACAGGTACTAACTAATTTTGTTACCAATGCTATAAAATATTCTGAACCTAACAACCAAATAATAATAGATATAAAACCAGTTGAGGAAGATAAAATATACTTCTCAATTGAAAATACCGGTGCCCATATTCCTGATTCAGACATAAATAAGATTTGGACTCAATTTTATAGAGGAGATACCTCAAGAAATAGAGGCTCTAGAAGTACAGGACTTGGACTATCCATAGTTAAAAATCTACTTCAAGCTCACGAAAGTGAATTCGGAGTTATGAATACAGAAAATGGGGTTAAATTCTACTTTACCCTAAAAAAATCTAAAGAAATAGATGAAGTAGAAGAAATCTAA
- a CDS encoding response regulator transcription factor — protein sequence MNKTVLIVEDEIRIRFLVRDYFKKEGFNVLEASDGEEALRIFSENIVDLAILDIMMPKLDGLAVCRNIREVSNTPIILLTAKSQEEDKLLGYELGADDYMTKPFSPKVLLAKAKALLRRTGTLNDKNILDFNGLTINKLSHEVKLNGEELLLSPKEYDLLIYLSSNEGIALSRDRILDNVWGYDYFGDIRTVDTNIKRLREKLLDKANYIATVRGSGYKFEVK from the coding sequence ATGAATAAAACGGTACTTATTGTAGAAGATGAAATACGTATAAGATTTCTTGTAAGAGATTACTTCAAAAAAGAGGGATTTAATGTGTTAGAAGCTTCTGATGGTGAGGAAGCTCTTAGGATATTTTCTGAAAATATAGTTGATTTAGCAATATTAGATATAATGATGCCAAAATTAGATGGACTTGCTGTTTGTAGAAATATAAGGGAAGTTTCAAATACTCCTATAATATTATTAACAGCTAAAAGCCAAGAGGAAGATAAACTTTTAGGTTATGAGCTTGGAGCTGATGATTATATGACTAAACCCTTTAGCCCTAAGGTTTTATTAGCAAAAGCTAAAGCATTATTAAGAAGAACAGGTACATTAAATGATAAAAACATTTTAGATTTTAATGGATTAACAATAAATAAACTATCTCATGAAGTAAAACTAAATGGAGAAGAACTATTACTATCTCCTAAGGAATATGATTTACTTATTTACCTTTCTTCAAATGAAGGAATAGCTTTATCAAGGGATAGAATTCTAGATAATGTTTGGGGCTATGATTATTTTGGAGATATAAGAACAGTTGATACGAACATAAAAAGACTTAGAGAAAAATTACTAGATAAAGCTAATTATATAGCTACTGTTAGGGGAAGTGGCTATAAGTTTGAGGTGAAATAG
- a CDS encoding M16 family metallopeptidase, with protein MKRWTFDENTIILPNGLKVITIKKDTRLASINIGVNIGSLYEDEKELGMSHFVEHMLFKGTKNRSNEQLNRELEFLGGDYNAYTDYISTVYSITCLDEEFEKGIELLSDMVLNSSFDEKEMKKEKGVVLSEIKSDKDDIEDLSISRTHEYAFDKSALRNSIAGTEEHVKGFKRKQVYDFYKKYYTPDNCVIVTVSAFSHEQMQKIITDLFGKWEGKSHKKAKIIKEENKNIVKTTYKSQIEQGTVTYLYAFKEVCEKDKLPLKILSYKLAESSNSILFRELREERGLAYDVYSQMDLDENVNTMNIFTSVREESIDEVIEVIDKAILDIKNKDINFDEDMLCMMKKTHKTGVVSTLEDCSSLCSYVLVQSLAGKDITEFINSMEELETLTGEDIYRVCNKYLNKPTIHILKPME; from the coding sequence ATGAAAAGATGGACATTTGATGAAAATACCATAATTTTACCCAATGGGCTAAAAGTTATAACAATAAAAAAAGATACAAGATTAGCATCTATAAATATTGGTGTTAATATAGGATCTTTATATGAAGATGAAAAAGAATTAGGCATGAGCCACTTTGTTGAGCACATGCTTTTTAAAGGAACAAAGAATAGAAGTAATGAACAATTAAATAGAGAATTAGAATTTTTAGGTGGAGATTATAATGCATATACAGATTATATTTCAACAGTATATAGCATTACTTGTCTAGATGAGGAATTTGAAAAGGGAATAGAACTTTTAAGTGATATGGTTTTAAATTCTTCCTTTGATGAAAAAGAGATGAAAAAAGAAAAGGGAGTTGTTTTATCAGAGATAAAAAGTGATAAGGATGATATTGAAGATTTAAGTATTAGCAGAACTCATGAATATGCCTTTGATAAATCAGCACTTAGAAATTCTATTGCAGGAACTGAAGAACATGTTAAGGGCTTTAAAAGAAAGCAGGTTTATGATTTTTATAAAAAATATTATACTCCTGATAATTGTGTTATTGTAACTGTAAGTGCCTTTAGTCATGAACAAATGCAAAAAATAATAACAGACTTATTTGGAAAGTGGGAAGGAAAATCTCATAAAAAGGCTAAAATAATAAAAGAAGAAAATAAAAACATAGTAAAAACAACTTACAAATCTCAAATAGAGCAAGGAACAGTTACTTATCTTTATGCCTTTAAAGAGGTTTGTGAAAAAGATAAACTTCCATTAAAGATATTAAGTTATAAACTAGCTGAAAGTTCAAACTCAATATTATTTAGAGAGCTTAGAGAAGAGCGTGGATTAGCTTATGATGTATATAGTCAAATGGATTTAGACGAAAACGTAAATACAATGAATATTTTTACCTCAGTTAGAGAAGAATCCATAGATGAGGTAATAGAAGTAATAGACAAAGCCATATTAGACATAAAAAATAAAGATATAAACTTTGATGAAGATATGCTTTGCATGATGAAAAAGACTCATAAGACAGGAGTAGTTTCTACCTTAGAAGATTGTAGCAGTTTATGCAGTTATGTATTAGTTCAAAGCTTAGCTGGAAAAGATATAACTGAGTTTATAAATAGCATGGAAGAATTAGAAACTTTAACTGGGGAAGATATCTATAGGGTTTGTAATAAATATTTGAATAAGCCTACTATACACATATTAAAACCAATGGAGTAG
- the recX gene encoding recombination regulator RecX, with the protein MGKITSIEVQKRNVNRVNVYVDEAFTFACDAELIYKQGIQKDSVIDVEAIKEIVKEDEFIKCKNSALRTVEKTYKTEKELRDKLTEKGFEEDTIKRAIEFLKEYNLLNDEKYAEMYIKDRLRSQGRNKIKYALIRKGVSEDILLDKLSNIDTEDENDTAFKLAEKKYNILKKKESDKYKLSQKLFRFLLSKGYDYDCCNSIVRRLTNNEYME; encoded by the coding sequence ATGGGAAAAATAACGAGTATAGAAGTTCAAAAGAGAAATGTAAATAGAGTAAATGTTTATGTGGATGAAGCCTTTACCTTTGCTTGTGACGCTGAACTTATATATAAACAAGGAATACAAAAGGATTCTGTAATAGATGTTGAGGCAATCAAGGAAATTGTAAAAGAAGATGAATTTATAAAATGTAAAAATTCTGCATTAAGAACAGTTGAGAAAACCTATAAAACAGAAAAGGAATTAAGAGATAAACTTACTGAAAAAGGTTTTGAAGAGGATACAATTAAAAGAGCCATAGAATTTTTAAAGGAATACAATCTTTTAAATGATGAAAAATATGCAGAGATGTATATAAAGGATAGGCTTAGAAGTCAGGGAAGAAATAAAATAAAATATGCTCTTATAAGAAAGGGCGTTAGTGAAGATATACTTTTAGATAAATTATCTAATATTGATACTGAGGATGAAAATGATACTGCATTTAAGTTAGCAGAAAAGAAATATAATATACTAAAGAAAAAAGAAAGTGATAAATATAAATTATCTCAAAAATTATTTAGATTTCTTTTATCTAAAGGATATGATTATGACTGCTGTAATAGCATAGTTAGAAGATTAACAAATAATGAATATATGGAGTAG
- a CDS encoding transglutaminase-like domain-containing protein, whose protein sequence is MNFNLVDIIIVCSFILPLVVAYKRKFNIIRIKNSIEELGGYISFFLALYLSFIAIKKIDIIERMFSIVVVEFNNIISNFNISPQVIIIFIVLALTLVIYFIVKVILKIFSFIIINPILRWLKKAESRRGKGFGKVAALIINIPKSLFYMAVIALVIVILGSNGFLGEKMEGMTLASKAYEVINSNKYYAALNKEYEAFHDEYKDVISKNIDSAVESNKEPKSENVVESNKNVINLYNGVTLEQGIKSNEAINKKAKELTKNVKSSREKAKRIYTWISENINYDDNKAENISEKTSEYKSGAIEAFETRKGICFDYSCLYVAMAREAGLKVRIVTGEGFNGKEWGPHSWNEVYLPEKNQWITVDPTFGKAGNYFDSKKNSESHRDGKIVGEW, encoded by the coding sequence ATGAATTTTAACTTAGTAGATATAATTATAGTTTGTTCTTTTATACTACCATTAGTAGTTGCTTACAAAAGAAAGTTTAATATTATTAGAATAAAGAATAGTATAGAGGAATTAGGAGGATATATATCCTTTTTTCTTGCTTTATACTTAAGTTTTATAGCTATAAAAAAGATAGATATAATAGAGAGGATGTTTTCAATTGTAGTTGTTGAATTCAATAACATTATATCTAACTTCAACATTTCACCACAGGTTATAATAATATTCATAGTATTAGCTCTTACCCTTGTAATTTATTTTATAGTAAAAGTTATACTTAAAATATTTAGTTTTATTATTATAAATCCAATACTCAGATGGTTAAAAAAAGCAGAGTCTAGAAGGGGCAAGGGATTTGGTAAAGTTGCAGCTTTAATAATAAATATACCAAAGTCTCTTTTTTATATGGCAGTAATTGCTTTAGTCATAGTTATTCTAGGAAGCAATGGTTTCTTAGGAGAGAAAATGGAAGGCATGACTTTAGCTTCAAAGGCTTATGAGGTTATAAATAGTAATAAGTACTATGCTGCTTTAAATAAAGAATATGAAGCTTTTCATGATGAATATAAAGATGTTATTAGTAAAAACATAGATTCTGCAGTTGAAAGCAATAAAGAGCCGAAGAGTGAAAATGTGGTTGAAAGTAATAAAAATGTTATAAATCTTTATAATGGTGTAACTTTAGAACAAGGTATAAAATCAAATGAAGCTATTAATAAAAAAGCTAAGGAACTTACTAAAAATGTAAAAAGTAGTAGAGAAAAAGCTAAAAGAATATATACTTGGATAAGTGAAAATATTAATTATGATGATAATAAGGCTGAAAATATAAGTGAGAAAACTTCTGAGTATAAGTCTGGAGCTATTGAAGCCTTTGAAACTAGAAAAGGAATATGCTTTGATTATTCCTGTCTTTATGTTGCTATGGCTAGAGAAGCGGGGCTTAAAGTTAGAATTGTAACTGGAGAAGGATTCAATGGAAAGGAATGGGGACCACATTCTTGGAATGAGGTTTATTTACCAGAAAAAAATCAATGGATAACTGTTGATCCTACCTTTGGTAAAGCTGGAAACTATTTTGATAGCAAAAAAAATAGTGAATCACACAGAGATGGAAAAATAGTTGGTGAATGGTAA
- a CDS encoding tetratricopeptide repeat protein, giving the protein MSNFSKGNELYNTRNYSDAINYYKKALDNDECKCHSYYNAGVCYIKLKQYEKAIEMITKALELYQDSKYFFNLAYCYSMINNNSKALRYFNLAWALDNADIDCEKAISLILSKISK; this is encoded by the coding sequence ATGAGTAACTTTTCTAAAGGTAATGAATTATACAATACTAGAAATTATTCTGATGCTATAAATTACTATAAAAAGGCTTTAGATAACGATGAGTGTAAATGCCACAGTTACTATAATGCTGGCGTTTGCTACATAAAACTAAAGCAATATGAAAAAGCTATTGAAATGATAACTAAAGCTTTAGAGCTATACCAAGACTCAAAATATTTTTTCAACTTAGCCTATTGTTATTCAATGATAAATAATAATTCTAAGGCTTTGAGATATTTTAACTTAGCTTGGGCATTAGATAATGCAGATATTGATTGTGAAAAAGCTATAAGTTTAATTTTATCAAAAATCTCAAAATAA